The Oreochromis niloticus isolate F11D_XX linkage group LG4, O_niloticus_UMD_NMBU, whole genome shotgun sequence DNA segment TGAAAATGCTAATTTTGAATTTTGAGGCATGAATAGCTTCATGAAGCATTTGAGAGCGTACTGGATGTCATCAGCAAGGCCTGGATTATCCTGAGGACGtgcaaatgcacttgattaaaaTTGTAATGTACTAAGATTAGAATTTAACTCCTTGCGTCTGGCTGAAAAGAGCCCAGTTTAAGTATTTTCAATGAGCAGAATTTAAGTAATTTAATTATTTCTGTAGTCAAGAAATGAGGAAATTTGTAGAAAAAAGCCCAGATGGCATGTACAGATAATTAATCTGGCTCTTTATCGCTATAGAAGTGCTTGTCATTTAGAATCCTTATGACCACCTACGTAGGTCATAATCACATAAATTGCCTGGTTGTTAATAAGTTACAACAAGAAGTGCGAATGTTTGCTGAAGCTGCACTTTGCAGTTTAGCATGTTGCATGAGAACAAATGTCAGCTATGTTGAGGGTGAATAAAAGGGAGAGGAACTGATAAGACTTTATCGATTCAGATTCCGTTATCGATATCATTTATCGATTTTAATTGTGTCTCATTAGCTTTGCTTTGATAGCCTAGCAGTAACAGTTATAGCAAAGACATTGCATTTGTGCAAATTcattttgtgctgttggagacatttcccttttttgttgTGACCATTGTATGGGTCATTACTCAAAAgtaattattacatttatacatttttcttaaaagtaagtCCGTTACTTAAATCCTCCAAGGAGAAAGAAATTCATTATCGTGCTCGTTAGACTGCTTTCATGTTACTCTATAAAATAGCCGAAACACATGCTCATAATTACATTTCATAATTTAAATCTACAGGCTGCTGTAAAAGTATAAAACTCTGAGCTAGAATTGCTACCACACTTTTTTGTGGTTGTAAACTTTCTCGAGTCACTGGAAACCTATGAAATGACCATATTGTTGCAGTTTTGTAAAGGCCATTGCTTTTCATGCATCGGCTTATCAGTTCTAGTTTGgttgtgtttgcttttattCATATGCATGTTTACTGTTGTAAAGCAGCATGCTGTAACGCCAGCCTTGATGATATCTTGACTCTAAGCAAGTGGTTTTAACGTCTTGACATCCCCGAGGTCACCAGCAACCTGTCTAGGGTTAGGGTTCAGTTTTAGCCTCATGCTAAGcaaattatttcaaataaagtcTCATATATTTtggcattacatttttttctgttaaaaccTTTTGGTGATCCAAACAGGCAGTAATTCTGTATAAAGGGTTAATGTTAACGAAACTGCTAATTTTAACCTCAACCCTGATCCTCATACCTATGACCCGGGGGATGTTCAGAGTCTCTGAAGCTAATCAACAAAGTGCAAAAGACTAAGGTCTAAACAGAATCAAAACTATCATCTGGCTGATAAACCTGTAACTTTACTCTCCACCGCTCCAACATCCTAATGTGGACTTTCGAGCTTGCTATCTCTCTGAGGGAAATATTGCTGCGTACAGTTGTACCACACAGCAGCTGCTGACAAAAATGGCACTATGTGATGCCGTGGCATGAGTAAATGTTAGATTTGGCACGTATGATTGCTGCTGAAGATCTTGTCTGACAGCTTGTCAGGTGAGAGGGTGAAAGACACAATTTGAGCATCCGTCAACGTACCCCGTTGATTACGTATCCAGGGTCGGCCCATAAAACGATGGGGAGGATGCGATCGTTTTTAGTAAAGCGAAGGTGCTCTGGCACGTCCTCCTTCTTGTACACGTGGAGGTGTGGATGAGCCCCTTTCAAGGCATTGTACACCGCCTCCAGCCTGCCCGGCTTGGGCAACAGCATCCCGGAAGGTCCGTAGTCCACCAAGTGGAAGGACAGGTCCCCGAATGAAAAGCCTGGGATCGCTGACAGGGTGATTTCCTCCACCAGACCGTTACGATACACGGTGGTCATGCCGTGGTCTGACGTGATGATGATGTTAAGGCGTTGAGTCAGCCCGTGTCGCTCAGCTGATTGCCGAATGTAGCCCACTGTTCGGTCCACTTGTTTGACCATCTCTCTACGTTCATTAGAGTCCGGACCGTATCTGTGGCCTGTACCGTCAGGCTCGCCAAAGTATAAGGAAACAAAGTCCATGTCCTGGTCTCTGAACCAGCTCATCACTTTATCTGTGTTTTCTCGCCAAGCGGTCTCGTTCTTGTAGTCGTAAAGCTGCGGCTCCACTTCCTGCAGCATAGCAACCTGTCCCTGGTAACTGGAAGCTGTGCCAGGAAAGTGAAGAGAGCCAGCTTTTAGGCCCTGGAAGGTTAGAAAAAAACAAGGCCGCATTAACATAAACATGACATATGCACTTGACACGCTGACAAGTATGTGAAAGCTACATCTGTTCATACTGTGGGTCAACATGCTAGGAAAGCACATCAGTAATAGCCGGATTTTGATTAATTTTCTTAAACCTACAGCTTAACCTTTGAAGCAAACTTAGAGCAGCTGTCATTTGCATGCCGTTAACATCTACGCCTGCAAAATTATTTGCAGTATAACTGCGGTGATCTTCCTGAAATCATTCAGCGAGCCTTCAGAGGTGTTTTGTCAAGAGAAATGGTTTCTATTTCTGTAAACAGCAAAACAGTCTCTCCCAGTGATAAGATGGAAATTGTGCTGCGCAgacctgtctctgtgctgtgatcCAGATAGGCAGAGTGCCATTGTCCCACCACTGATTCACAAACTGAGTCTGATAGTAAGACTTCTTCTCTCCGGTGGTTGTGTTGAAAAACATGTTGTGGATTACCCCGTGATTCTCAATGTAGCGGCCTGCAGAAGAGAATCGCTGTCAGTCGGCTTGCTCTCATTATTCATAGCGTGACACATTCACATTAAAAATTCTATCAACTTAACGGGCTGAGTGGCATGACGCTTTTGGACAAGGTCTTACGACTAACTTCGGAGATTAGAGGAATTTAATTTCAAGGAagttaaatttcttttagtGGGCGCTGATGATTCGAgagtcaaaataaaaaataaaaaaaggagcagaGAATTCTTCCCTCAGTCATCCAAGCATAATCATCTTACTCAGCTATAAAAGCCGTTGGACCCTGGGACATTCAATTACAACTAATTCCTTTTTCCTGTGGCTTTTTCGATACTTGCAAAGTAAACTCAGAGCGGTTGCTACTCTGTCATGATATGCAGATCCCCTGCCAAGTAGCAGCGCTGCTGTAGAAAATGAAACCCTTTACCTGTCAAGAGGGTGAAGTGTGTCGGGCTGGTGATGGTGAGGTAAGGAGGGGTGACATACTGGGCTTTGACGCCGTCCTTGGCCATTTGGTCGAGGTTTGGCGTGTCCACATCACGGTCGTAATCCCACCGGAAACCATCGAATGAGACCAGCAGCACCTTCTGTCTCTCGTTGTTTACCGGCGCTCCGAGGACCGATGAGGCCCAGAGGACGCAGAGACTCGCGGTCCACATCATGGTGAACGTAGGCGCCAGCTCTGTCGCTCAGCTAAAACTCTGATTTACATAAGGAAAGCCACCTCATGAGGTTTGTCAACCCAGTAACTTCTGGGCAAAGTTTCACCAACTTATCTTATCTCAGTGATTGAAGCGACCTAATCTTTTCTGCATGATGTTTATGGGCTGACTTTATTGTGTTCTCAGAGAAGTTCCCCAGTTTTCCTCTTGAGGAACTGCAGTAAAGCAGATTAATCTCTCCGGGCCTCACGGCTGTTTGTTTCCCCCCTAACTCGCTTGTTGATGctgtctttctgtttgtctgcCTGCCCGTCTGTGTGTCGGAGTTTCTTGTGAATCACTGACAATGGGGGAATGACACTTTGATGGGTTTCACCTTGAGTTGGGATGGTGCATGATTGATCTGACACCAAGAAAATAAAGAGGAGAATGAGAGTATATATATCCTCGTCAGATAGCAGTAGACTCAAGGGAAGAAAAGACCCTAATAGACATATTCATTTTAATAACTCTAATGTTTATATAGCTCCAGGATATTGTTATAAGGTCTTTAGAAATCTACATAGATTTCTTTCAGCAATGACCATGAGGGTGGACAAACtattaaaaaatgaacagaAGCCTCATCGGCGCTTTAGTCCAGATCATACCCGGTGTCCCCATCCAGACGTTATATCTATAACTGTGATGTAACCTTATCGACGTCCATCAAATTGCTAGACAAGCTAACTCTTCAAAtttgttctttattgtgtgtgtCCTTGACAGAGGTTCAAGGGAATAGTCTAATCTTTATGGAGATAAGGGATAACATTCATCAGCTTTCATTTACCTTATTCATATGCATTAGCTTTCTCATATTAACTCTATCTGCTTGCCGTCCGCTGTCAGCAAGATTCGGATGAGTGTTTTGGACTGCTGAGACTGGGGAAAGTCTCAGATCTCTGCTATGAGAACtttatcaaacacacacaccctgaaCTTGGTGGGCGAGCAAACTTCATCTGACCCTCTCAGTCCTGTATGGAATTTCCGTGGGGATCTTCACATTTTCTTGAAGAGAAAAAGTGAGTTTTTTGCCTTTAGCACTCCCTGCTGCCCATACGCAACCATGCAGAACACCTTCCCCAGACAGAGGCAGAATCAAATGCACTCGTTGAGTCATAGCAAACGCAGTAACAGTACACAGAATAAGACCATGACTTTTCTCAGGGTTGGAGCATGACTTTCTTTTAGCAATGTTCATATGTGGGTGGGAATTTTGACTTTTGTTTAACTTTTATATCACTTTCCCATCCTTAAGAAATCTTagataatgaaaagtacataTTACAAATTCCTGAATATGTCACCATAACCTCAACCCCCAAATTTTTAAAAGTCAGCTTGTCTTCGGGCATTAAAACGTGGTtcgttttttttaagtttgggACAACTTAACTGAAGGGAAAAACTCCCACATGCTCTCACACTGCTGCTGTATTTTATTGGATGTGTCACTCTGAGCAATTTCACTCTGTATGCAAAAAAACCATCATAGAGCTGTAAATGCAGCGCATAAGGATATATCACCCAATCAGATGGATGTGAATCaaataagaaacaaacaaatcatcCCAAAACTATTTTTTGGTGCAGAAGAATGTTTCAACAACATTAAACATTACACATGTTATCACAAACCCAAAATCATTAGACACATTGGGTAGATGGATTAGATTAGATATTGCACctaatgtgcatttttttctgtagCTCAGAAATAATGGTGCCATTGTATAAAATGTCAAATTGTGTGGTCCCATGACAATAGTTTAACTAGAATGCACACACAGCTAATGCTTGCAGttgtgttattttttcatttccatgCACAAATGAAACACATTCCCTCAGAAATGTTTAGATCTCTGCATTTTCTTGTAATTGTCAGGTTGAAAAGTCAACAACTCATTTCACAAACAAGATATCTGTTAAAACATTTGAAATTCTCGAAGTGCTACAAAATGTTGTCTTTTAAATCAGAATTGCTAATGAAAGTGGAGTGAGCTCCACatataaaatacataaactCAACCAGTGCTCTCTTTtataagtgaaaataaattctTAACTGCATCTGTATTCTGCTCACTTTTGGGTTTGAATGGCAAGCTGTTTCTTTCCCTGCTGTGACTGGAAGTAGACCATCAAGTTCATGCCAGCGTGCCCAGATCGATGTGTTTTGAATGGTGAGCAAACAAACTTGTAATGCATGAATGGCTTATTATCAGGTTACGTGAAATTAAGTCCAAGCGTAAAGTTGAAACCGCAGGAAAAAGCCCAGTGGAGGTCCACTGTGTTGTTACATTTCTCACTCAGCTACAAATGCAGCACTTTAATACAACATAACATTAACGTTGTTAATTGGAGTGACGATGGAGAATATTAATCAGATTTGTCCTGTTAACTGTTTATTCAGGAACTGAAATGGTTGATAGTCTCCGTAGTTctgatcaaatcaaatcaaagttgTTGAAATccacaaatacaaacatttcCTGAGCGTGATTACATCTGCGATAAAGGATTTGCCTTACAAATGCAAGCCTATACAACTCAACACTGGCTTTTTCCATGTTTACATTTAAACACTTTACCAAGACTTTGTACATTTGATGGTggacatttgcatttttatattaaaatgtaCTGCTGATTTTACTTGAACCAgttaaaacagcagcagacaaACACACTCATGTGTACACACGAGATGAAACGAGCAGGAACCGGAGCAGTGATGGGAACTGATAAGAATTTATTTATTCCGATTAGCGATATCACTTGTCGATTCCCGTTGGCTCTGCTTTAAGAGTCACCACCATCTCTAAGCAGCAATAAGGACATTACATTCTTGCAAATTAATTGCATGCTGTGTGGTCAAATGTCAGGGGACAATAGCTGCAGTTACAGAGAAGGGAAAACGACCTTTGGCCCCGACCATTGTGCTTAACCCTTCATGGCCTCGGTCACTTATTGTGGTCCATATCAAATGTATACTATTGGCTAACTGCTTGTGATTGACAGGTTGTTTTCAGTCATATCCAACCCCTGCTTATCAGTAAAATAGCTGCTTTTAGCTCTTATGTACAGTTTAATGCTCCTCCTGCTGCCAAGCGAAGCAAATACACACAGAACATCTTTGAAGGGAAGTGAAACgaagtgttaaaaacaatgaaaatgttcCGTTGCAGCTATTGTGCTTTTTCATGTGCGTTTCTgacctttgttttctttcttcttcttcgtcttcggTGTATTTGTGGTGAACTGAACTATTTCTTCCTTTCCTGTTTCTTTGTCAACCAATAAGCATTTTATCTATGAAAAGCGCCACAACCGCTGGCTCAGCACTCTTGGTTTTTTTGAAGTACCGCATGCTAGCATGTCTGCTGTGGTTGCAATAATACCACTAATGCTTCCTTCTGCATGGCCAAAGAGCAAACAGATACCAGTCTGGGACCATAAATCCAACATTAAACATGTTGTTTTGACACTTCCATTTTTCTTTGTCATGCACCAGCTACAAGAGGTAAGTGCAAATGTCCACCCAGTTCCCCAGACCTCAATCAGACCAAACATCCTT contains these protein-coding regions:
- the LOC100703793 gene encoding ectonucleotide pyrophosphatase/phosphodiesterase family member 7-like; translated protein: MMWTASLCVLWASSVLGAPVNNERQKVLLVSFDGFRWDYDRDVDTPNLDQMAKDGVKAQYVTPPYLTITSPTHFTLLTGRYIENHGVIHNMFFNTTTGEKKSYYQTQFVNQWWDNGTLPIWITAQRQGLKAGSLHFPGTASSYQGQVAMLQEVEPQLYDYKNETAWRENTDKVMSWFRDQDMDFVSLYFGEPDGTGHRYGPDSNERREMVKQVDRTVGYIRQSAERHGLTQRLNIIITSDHGMTTVYRNGLVEEITLSAIPGFSFGDLSFHLVDYGPSGMLLPKPGRLEAVYNALKGAHPHLHVYKKEDVPEHLRFTKNDRILPIVLWADPGYVINGYFPVQFHKGEHGYDNQEMDMKPFFRAVGPAFHKNLKVGPFETVNIYPLMCHILGIEPEVNDGHLNATKHMLVTSTAARAESSSHRKYMKNAFTGLAAVAGFLVIVFAAAVVQRLLKQKRKTKRSGSLRDLPEKEDAHQTSF